The Tepidibacter aestuarii genome contains a region encoding:
- the lysA gene encoding diaminopimelate decarboxylase, protein MKNENIYKRGDVIMKLFGTMNINDMGNFEIGNCDVVDLAKEYGTPLYVVDEELVRDNCKLFNKSFSLKGINTEVIYASKAFLNLAICKIIKAEGLCLDVVSGGELYTALKANFPPNKIYMHGNNKTEEELTLAIKSGVGRIIVDNRQELDLLESLCEELDKKIDVLLRVNPGIEAYTHEYIQTSKNDSKFGESIFSDDIHFVINKFQMSDRVNLKGFHCHIGSQIFEEQSFYSSVLAMFEFIKEIKDKSNFTTEELNLGGGFGVRYTDEDDQIDIKKCLNNMLLLIKDVTQKIGVKIPKVMIEPGRAIVANAGTTLYKIGGTKKTYSGKEYIFVDGGMTDNPRTALYNAKYEAVVANKMNFEHGKTYTVAGKCCESGDIIIKNIKLPKVQRNDVLAVLSTGAYNYSMSSNYNRILKPAVVFVKGGESRLAVKRETYEDLIRNDILF, encoded by the coding sequence ATGAAAAATGAAAACATATATAAGAGAGGTGACGTTATAATGAAATTATTTGGAACAATGAATATAAATGATATGGGAAATTTTGAAATAGGAAATTGTGATGTAGTTGATTTAGCTAAAGAGTATGGAACTCCACTATATGTAGTAGATGAAGAGTTAGTTAGGGATAATTGCAAATTATTTAATAAAAGTTTTTCGTTGAAAGGAATTAATACTGAAGTAATATATGCTTCTAAAGCATTTTTAAATTTAGCTATATGTAAAATTATAAAAGCTGAAGGGTTATGTTTAGATGTTGTATCTGGTGGAGAACTATATACTGCGTTAAAAGCAAATTTTCCTCCAAATAAAATATATATGCATGGAAATAACAAAACAGAAGAAGAATTAACTTTAGCTATTAAATCAGGTGTAGGTAGAATAATAGTAGATAATAGACAAGAATTAGACTTATTAGAGAGCTTATGTGAAGAATTAGATAAAAAAATAGATGTATTATTAAGAGTAAATCCAGGAATAGAAGCATATACCCATGAGTATATTCAGACTTCTAAAAATGATTCAAAGTTTGGTGAATCAATATTTAGTGATGATATTCATTTTGTAATAAATAAATTTCAAATGAGTGATAGAGTCAATTTAAAGGGATTTCATTGTCATATAGGTTCTCAAATTTTTGAGGAGCAGTCATTTTATTCAAGTGTTTTAGCTATGTTTGAATTTATAAAAGAAATAAAAGATAAGAGTAATTTTACTACTGAAGAATTAAATTTAGGTGGAGGGTTTGGAGTACGCTATACTGATGAAGATGATCAAATTGATATAAAAAAGTGTCTTAATAATATGCTTTTACTAATAAAAGACGTAACACAAAAAATTGGTGTAAAAATTCCAAAGGTAATGATAGAACCAGGACGAGCAATAGTTGCTAATGCAGGAACTACACTTTATAAAATAGGAGGAACTAAAAAAACATATTCAGGTAAGGAGTATATATTTGTTGATGGAGGTATGACTGATAATCCAAGAACAGCTTTATATAATGCTAAGTATGAAGCTGTTGTTGCTAATAAAATGAATTTTGAACATGGAAAAACATATACTGTTGCAGGAAAATGTTGTGAATCTGGGGATATTATAATAAAAAATATTAAACTACCAAAAGTTCAAAGAAATGATGTATTAGCTGTTCTAAGCACAGGTGCATATAATTACAGCATGTCCAGCAATTACAATAGAATTTTAAAGCCGGCAGTAGTATTTGTTAAAGGTGGAGAATCAAGACTTGCTGTTAAAAGAGAAACGTATGAAGATCTTATTAGAAATGATATATTATTTTAA